Proteins encoded together in one Roseibacterium elongatum DSM 19469 window:
- a CDS encoding ABC transporter permease — protein sequence MPAFVLGTALAATLMRHTRSAMLGVLKSDYIRTARAKGLSERIVLIKHALRNALVPIVTVTSLIFGELLAGAVLTEQIFTIPGFGKLVVDAVFNRDYAVVQGIVLCTGVAFIFMNLLADVAQRILNPRMRDK from the coding sequence ATGCCCGCCTTCGTGCTGGGCACGGCCCTGGCTGCAACGCTGATGCGCCACACCCGCTCGGCCATGCTGGGGGTGCTGAAATCCGACTATATCCGCACCGCGCGGGCCAAGGGCCTGTCCGAACGCATCGTGCTGATCAAGCACGCGCTCAGAAACGCCCTGGTTCCGATCGTGACCGTTACCAGCCTGATCTTCGGTGAACTCCTTGCCGGGGCCGTCCTGACCGAGCAGATCTTCACCATCCCCGGTTTCGGCAAACTGGTCGTAGATGCCGTGTTCAACCGCGACTACGCGGTGGTGCAGGGGATCGTTCTGTGTACCGGCGTCGCCTTCATCTTCATGAACCTCCTGGCCGACGTGGCCCAACGCATCCTGAACCCACGCATGAGGGACAAATGA
- a CDS encoding ABC transporter permease, with protein sequence MLSRMVWGARASLLAGVVSVAIAVCLGVPLGVMAGYMGGWTDAAISRVTEALLAAPFLILAIALAAFLGPNLTNAMIAIGLSAMPIFIRLARAQTMSVMTEDYVESARAVGLQPFVLIRRYILPNIFPPILVQATLTIATAIIAEASLSFLGLGQQPPAPSWGSMLNVAKNFLEQAPWMALYPGAAIFLVVLGFNLLGDGLRDALDPRDH encoded by the coding sequence GTGCTGTCGCGCATGGTCTGGGGCGCGCGCGCCTCGTTGCTGGCGGGGGTCGTGTCGGTTGCCATCGCGGTCTGCCTCGGTGTGCCGCTTGGGGTCATGGCGGGCTACATGGGCGGATGGACGGACGCCGCGATTTCCCGCGTGACCGAGGCGCTGCTGGCCGCGCCCTTCCTGATCCTCGCCATTGCGCTGGCGGCTTTCCTCGGGCCGAACCTGACGAATGCGATGATCGCCATCGGCCTGTCGGCCATGCCGATCTTCATCCGCCTGGCCCGCGCCCAGACCATGTCGGTCATGACCGAAGACTATGTCGAAAGCGCCCGTGCCGTGGGATTGCAGCCCTTTGTCCTGATCCGGCGTTACATCCTGCCCAACATCTTCCCGCCGATCCTTGTGCAGGCCACGCTGACCATTGCCACCGCCATCATCGCCGAGGCGTCGCTGTCCTTCCTCGGGCTGGGGCAGCAGCCGCCCGCGCCCTCCTGGGGGTCGATGCTGAACGTGGCCAAGAACTTCCTCGAACAGGCGCCCTGGATGGCGCTTTACCCCGGTGCCGCGATCTTCCTCGTGGTGCTTGGCTTCAACCTGCTGGGCGACGGTCTGCGCGACGCGCTGGACCCGCGTGACCATTGA
- a CDS encoding gamma-glutamyltransferase family protein, whose amino-acid sequence MTFTTRPEIKGTFGVVASTHWIASAVGMKILEEGGNAFDASAAMGFALCVVEPHLNGPLGDMPLMIRPTGDATPTMICGQGTAPAGATIEHYKAEGLTLIPGSGLLATVVPGAFGAWMLMLRDHGQLPLRAILEPAIHYARHGHPVLPRVAHTIAGLADFFRDEWPTSYATWLPGGNAPEPESLFKNPALADTWTRLLSEAEAVDGREAQIQAATDAFYKGFVAEMIDDYLRDACVMDAAGGRRKGVMTGQDMAEWSATKEAPLSVDYEDWTVWKGGTWTQGPTLLQSLMTLSGVDIAAMNLNGAEFVHTVTEAMKLSFADREAYYGDPDHTEIPVETLLSPDYAATRRAQIGAKASDQQRPGAIPGFEAWAEAAIDRAGRDFATGPGVGAGEPTMAHLTERRGDTVHIDVVDRWGNMVSATPSGGWLQSSPVVPGLGMPLNSRAQMFWLDEGLPTSLAPGRRPRTTLSPSMAAKRDGSLDLTFGTPGGDQQDQWQLIYFLRLVHGGLNLQEAIDAPLFHTGHFQASFYPRGTRPAHLMLEPNFGTAVIDDLRARGHDIEVAEPWTVGRLTAASRDRAGVLRGAATPRLMQAYAIGR is encoded by the coding sequence ATGACCTTTACCACCCGCCCCGAGATCAAGGGCACGTTCGGTGTCGTCGCCTCGACCCACTGGATCGCCTCGGCTGTCGGCATGAAGATCCTCGAGGAAGGCGGCAATGCCTTCGACGCCTCGGCCGCGATGGGCTTTGCCCTGTGCGTGGTCGAGCCGCATCTGAACGGCCCGCTTGGCGACATGCCGCTGATGATCCGCCCCACGGGCGATGCGACGCCGACGATGATCTGCGGTCAGGGCACCGCGCCCGCGGGGGCCACCATCGAACACTACAAGGCCGAGGGGCTGACGCTGATCCCCGGTTCGGGCCTGTTGGCGACGGTCGTGCCCGGTGCCTTCGGCGCATGGATGCTGATGCTGCGCGACCACGGGCAACTGCCGCTGCGCGCCATCCTCGAACCGGCGATCCACTACGCCCGCCATGGCCACCCCGTTCTGCCGCGCGTGGCCCATACGATCGCCGGGCTGGCCGATTTCTTCCGCGACGAATGGCCGACCTCTTACGCCACGTGGCTGCCGGGCGGCAACGCGCCCGAACCCGAAAGCCTGTTCAAGAACCCCGCGCTGGCCGACACGTGGACCCGCCTGTTGTCCGAGGCCGAGGCCGTCGATGGCCGCGAGGCCCAGATCCAGGCCGCGACCGATGCGTTCTACAAGGGCTTTGTCGCAGAGATGATCGACGACTACCTGCGCGACGCCTGCGTGATGGACGCCGCCGGCGGCCGCCGCAAGGGCGTGATGACCGGGCAGGACATGGCCGAGTGGTCCGCCACGAAAGAGGCCCCGCTGAGCGTCGATTACGAGGATTGGACCGTCTGGAAGGGCGGCACATGGACCCAAGGCCCCACCCTGCTGCAATCGCTCATGACGCTCTCGGGCGTGGATATCGCCGCGATGAACCTGAACGGGGCCGAGTTCGTGCATACCGTCACCGAGGCCATGAAGCTGAGCTTTGCCGACCGCGAGGCCTATTACGGCGACCCCGATCACACTGAAATCCCGGTCGAGACGCTGCTGTCGCCCGACTATGCCGCTACCCGCCGCGCCCAGATCGGGGCCAAGGCCTCGGACCAGCAGCGCCCGGGCGCGATCCCCGGTTTTGAGGCTTGGGCAGAGGCCGCGATAGACCGCGCAGGCCGTGATTTCGCGACCGGCCCCGGTGTCGGCGCGGGCGAGCCGACCATGGCCCACCTGACCGAACGGCGCGGCGACACGGTGCATATCGACGTCGTGGACCGCTGGGGCAACATGGTCTCGGCCACGCCCTCGGGCGGGTGGCTGCAATCCTCGCCCGTGGTGCCGGGGCTGGGCATGCCGCTCAACTCGCGCGCGCAAATGTTCTGGCTGGACGAGGGGCTGCCGACCTCTCTGGCGCCGGGTCGTCGCCCGCGCACCACGCTGTCGCCGTCGATGGCGGCAAAGCGTGACGGCTCTCTGGACCTGACCTTTGGCACGCCGGGCGGCGACCAGCAGGACCAGTGGCAGTTGATCTATTTCCTGCGGCTCGTGCATGGCGGGTTGAACCTGCAAGAGGCCATCGACGCGCCGCTGTTCCATACAGGGCATTTCCAGGCGTCCTTCTACCCGCGCGGCACCCGGCCCGCGCACCTGATGCTCGAGCCGAATTTCGGCACGGCGGTGATCGACGATCTGCGCGCCCGCGGCCACGACATCGAGGTCGCCGAACCTTGGACGGTCGGCCGCCTGACCGCCGCCTCGCGGGACCGCGCCGGGGTGCTGCGCGGCGCGGCAACACCCCGCCTCATGCAAGCCTATGCCATCGGCCGCTGA
- a CDS encoding DUF1028 domain-containing protein, with product MTYSIVAHDAETGQYGVAVASRFFAVGALVPHVRGGKCAVATQAFVSPIWGIEAADRMAAGEAAADVLADLVARDAGQAIRQIHMIDSAGRIAAHTGADCVDWCGHVAGDGVSVAGNMLAGAAVIDETLAAYHAHGHLPLAERLMTAMEAGAAAGGDKRGTQSAALVIHRTEDYPWLSLRADDHPDPLAELRRLHDVAFERYAHVAEAMPTRANFSGTTDRTGIDAAIKAADEKRKAEGRPSRSFATDLDG from the coding sequence ATGACCTATTCCATCGTGGCCCATGATGCCGAGACCGGCCAATACGGCGTTGCCGTGGCCAGCCGCTTTTTCGCCGTCGGCGCCCTTGTTCCCCATGTCCGGGGCGGCAAATGCGCCGTCGCCACGCAGGCCTTCGTCAGCCCGATCTGGGGCATCGAGGCCGCCGACCGCATGGCCGCGGGCGAGGCTGCGGCGGATGTCCTGGCCGATCTGGTGGCACGCGATGCGGGTCAGGCCATTCGCCAGATCCACATGATCGACAGTGCGGGGCGCATTGCGGCCCATACCGGCGCGGATTGCGTCGATTGGTGCGGCCATGTCGCGGGCGACGGCGTTTCGGTCGCAGGCAACATGCTGGCCGGGGCTGCGGTGATCGACGAGACGCTGGCGGCCTATCACGCGCATGGGCACCTGCCCCTGGCCGAACGCCTGATGACGGCGATGGAGGCCGGGGCTGCGGCGGGCGGCGACAAGCGCGGCACGCAATCGGCGGCGCTGGTGATCCACAGGACCGAGGATTACCCGTGGCTCAGCCTGCGCGCCGACGATCACCCCGATCCGCTTGCCGAACTGCGCCGTCTCCATGATGTGGCCTTTGAACGCTACGCCCACGTGGCCGAGGCGATGCCGACCCGCGCCAATTTCTCGGGCACGACGGATCGCACGGGGATCGACGCGGCGATCAAGGCGGCCGATGAAAAACGCAAGGCCGAGGGGCGGCCCAGCCGGTCCTTTGCCACGGATCTGGATGGCTGA
- a CDS encoding acyl--CoA ligase produces the protein MEQTIGALLQAHEAEAPAFGAPGRDWQSYGGLRDLSAGVAASLHAAGVGRGDRVAIVLPNGPEMAAAFVTVAQVATTCPLNPAYKEDEFAFYLEDLKAKAIILLDSEEGPALAAARKLDLTVIRLTPEADRAAGAFTLTPERSAGTADPAAPGADDVALILHTSGTTSRPKIVPLLQSNLAASARNIGTSLALTPADRCLNVMPLFHIHGLIAAVSATLAAGGSVWCAPGFDALKFFGWMKEARPTWYTAVPTMHQAILARAARNAETIAEVPLRFLRSSSASLPGPVMEQLAQTFDAPVIEGYGMTEATHQMASNPLPPRAQKPGSVGVEAGPLVRIAHEAEDRLIEDTGEVVISGPNVTPGYEGNPEANAKSFFEAEGKRWFRTGDQGQFDNEGYLTLTGRLKEIINRGGEKVSPLEVDGVLSAHPAIAQVVTFALPHPKLGEEVAAAVVLREGAEADEAAIRAFAGERLAAFKVPRKVVILDEIPKGATGKLQRIGLAEKLGLAGGVGA, from the coding sequence ATGGAACAGACAATCGGAGCGTTGTTGCAGGCGCACGAGGCCGAGGCACCTGCGTTCGGGGCGCCGGGGCGCGATTGGCAAAGCTATGGCGGGTTGCGGGATCTGTCGGCCGGCGTTGCGGCCAGCCTGCATGCGGCAGGTGTCGGGCGCGGGGATCGGGTGGCCATCGTCTTGCCGAACGGGCCCGAAATGGCGGCGGCCTTTGTCACGGTGGCACAGGTGGCCACGACCTGCCCGCTGAACCCGGCCTACAAGGAGGACGAGTTCGCCTTCTACCTCGAAGATCTCAAGGCCAAGGCCATCATCCTTCTGGACAGCGAGGAGGGCCCGGCCCTGGCCGCTGCGCGCAAGCTGGACCTGACGGTCATCCGCCTGACGCCCGAGGCCGACCGCGCGGCGGGGGCCTTTACCCTGACGCCCGAGCGCAGCGCCGGCACCGCCGATCCCGCCGCCCCCGGCGCCGATGACGTGGCGCTGATCCTGCACACGTCGGGCACAACCTCGCGGCCCAAGATCGTCCCGCTGCTGCAGTCGAACCTGGCCGCCTCGGCACGCAATATCGGCACCTCTTTGGCTCTGACCCCGGCCGATCGTTGCCTGAACGTGATGCCGCTGTTCCATATCCACGGGCTGATTGCCGCCGTCTCGGCCACGTTGGCCGCGGGCGGGTCGGTCTGGTGCGCGCCGGGCTTCGACGCGCTGAAGTTCTTCGGCTGGATGAAAGAGGCGCGCCCGACCTGGTACACGGCGGTGCCGACCATGCACCAGGCGATCCTGGCCCGCGCCGCCCGCAATGCCGAGACCATCGCCGAGGTGCCGCTGCGCTTCCTGCGGTCGTCCTCGGCCTCGCTGCCCGGCCCGGTCATGGAACAACTGGCCCAGACCTTTGACGCCCCGGTGATCGAGGGCTACGGCATGACCGAGGCCACGCACCAGATGGCCTCGAACCCGCTGCCGCCGCGCGCGCAGAAACCCGGCTCGGTCGGGGTCGAGGCCGGGCCACTGGTGCGCATCGCCCATGAGGCGGAGGATCGCCTGATCGAGGACACCGGCGAGGTGGTGATCTCGGGGCCGAACGTGACGCCGGGCTACGAGGGCAACCCCGAGGCCAATGCCAAGTCCTTCTTCGAGGCCGAGGGCAAACGCTGGTTCCGCACCGGCGATCAGGGGCAGTTCGACAACGAGGGCTACCTGACCCTGACCGGCCGCCTGAAGGAGATCATCAACCGCGGCGGCGAAAAGGTCAGCCCGCTCGAGGTCGATGGCGTGCTGTCGGCGCATCCGGCCATCGCGCAGGTCGTCACCTTTGCCCTGCCCCACCCCAAGCTCGGCGAAGAGGTCGCCGCCGCCGTCGTGCTGCGCGAGGGTGCCGAGGCCGACGAGGCCGCGATCCGGGCCTTCGCGGGCGAACGGCTGGCCGCCTTCAAGGTGCCGCGCAAGGTCGTCATCCTCGACGAGATCCCGAAAGGCGCCACCGGCAAGTTGCAGCGCATCGGCCTGGCCGAGAAACTGGGCCTGGCGGGGGGTGTCGGCGCATGA
- a CDS encoding 2-dehydropantoate 2-reductase has product MKICIFGAGAIGGYMGAKLAQAGADVSLVARGPHLAAMKANGLTLIEESGTSNVSVTASDDAADLGVQDYVIVTLKAHSVPPVVSKMQPLIGPDTTIVSGVNGVPWWYFHKIGGPLEGTRLATVDPGDAQWDGFGPDRVLGCVVYPAAEVSEPGVIRHIEGNRFSLGEPDGSKSERAMALSKALGAAGLKAPVRPRLRDEIWVKLWGNLSFNPISALTHATLDVLCTDPGTRAVARNMMLEAQEIAEKLGVKFPIDVDRRIDGGAAVGAHRTSMLQDLEAGRPMEIDALLGSVQELGRITETQTPTIDAVLALIALRGRVAGLYG; this is encoded by the coding sequence ATGAAGATCTGCATCTTCGGCGCCGGGGCCATCGGCGGTTACATGGGCGCAAAACTGGCGCAGGCCGGGGCCGATGTCAGCCTAGTGGCGCGCGGACCCCACCTGGCCGCGATGAAGGCAAACGGCCTGACCCTGATCGAGGAGAGCGGCACCAGCAACGTGTCCGTCACCGCCTCGGACGACGCCGCCGATCTGGGCGTGCAGGATTACGTGATCGTCACGCTCAAGGCGCATTCCGTGCCCCCCGTGGTCTCGAAAATGCAGCCGCTGATCGGGCCGGACACGACCATCGTTTCGGGCGTGAACGGTGTGCCGTGGTGGTATTTCCACAAGATCGGCGGCCCGCTCGAGGGCACGCGCCTGGCCACCGTCGATCCCGGCGATGCGCAGTGGGACGGCTTCGGCCCCGACCGCGTGCTGGGCTGCGTCGTCTACCCCGCAGCCGAGGTCTCGGAACCCGGCGTGATCCGCCATATCGAGGGCAATCGGTTCTCGCTCGGCGAACCCGACGGCTCGAAATCGGAGCGTGCGATGGCGCTGTCCAAGGCACTCGGCGCGGCCGGGCTGAAAGCGCCGGTGCGCCCGCGCCTGCGCGACGAGATCTGGGTCAAGCTTTGGGGCAACCTGTCCTTCAACCCGATCTCGGCACTGACCCACGCGACGCTCGATGTGCTCTGCACCGATCCGGGCACCCGCGCCGTGGCCCGCAACATGATGCTCGAAGCGCAGGAGATCGCCGAGAAACTGGGCGTGAAATTCCCCATCGACGTGGACCGCCGCATCGACGGCGGCGCCGCCGTGGGCGCGCATCGCACCTCGATGCTGCAGGACCTCGAGGCCGGTCGCCCGATGGAAATCGACGCGCTGTTGGGATCGGTGCAGGAGCTTGGCCGGATCACCGAGACGCAGACGCCGACCATCGATGCGGTGCTGGCGCTGATCGCCTTGCGCGGGCGTGTTGCAGGGCTTTACGGCTAG
- a CDS encoding ABC-type transport auxiliary lipoprotein family protein: MQLVQTIRVLLLGLAVTALASCGALSALGDATEALDVYELRAPTDAPIAPGRRIAADVIIEVPTTSGALQTDRIMIRPDALAASYLPGIRWSEEAPVMVQTLMLRTLDATQAIRYVGRRPLGAGGDFAVVTELVDFQATPLPEGDSARVDVRMIVRIVRERNVRIVASRSFATSAMAPTLEDADLVAAFDTAAGRVMSDFADWALVSLRRS, translated from the coding sequence ATGCAGCTTGTCCAAACCATCCGTGTTCTGCTGCTGGGGCTGGCGGTGACGGCGCTGGCGTCCTGCGGGGCGTTGTCGGCGCTCGGGGATGCGACCGAGGCGCTGGATGTCTATGAGTTGCGCGCCCCCACGGACGCGCCGATCGCGCCCGGACGCCGGATTGCCGCCGATGTGATCATCGAGGTTCCGACCACCAGTGGCGCATTGCAGACAGATCGGATCATGATCCGCCCCGATGCCCTGGCCGCCAGTTACCTGCCCGGCATCCGCTGGAGCGAGGAAGCTCCGGTCATGGTGCAGACGCTGATGTTGCGCACGCTCGATGCCACACAGGCGATCCGGTATGTGGGCCGTCGCCCCCTCGGGGCCGGCGGGGATTTCGCGGTGGTCACGGAACTGGTCGATTTCCAGGCCACCCCGCTGCCCGAGGGCGACAGCGCGCGTGTGGACGTTCGGATGATCGTGCGCATCGTGCGCGAGCGCAATGTGCGCATCGTCGCCAGCCGCAGTTTCGCGACAAGCGCGATGGCCCCCACGCTCGAAGATGCCGATCTTGTAGCGGCCTTCGATACGGCGGCGGGCCGGGTCATGTCCGATTTTGCCGATTGGGCGCTGGTGTCGCTCAGGCGCTCGTGA
- a CDS encoding MCE family protein, translating to METKANYILIGLFTIAGALGLLGFFLWFARIELDRQFAYYDIRFTSVAGLSAASDVRFSGLPVGQVVDVDLSPEGDGTITVRVEVAADTPVRTDSIATIEAQGVTGVAFVGIGPGTPDAPLLRPTSDRDVPEIEAGRSVLQSLSEDAPELVSETLLVVQQVGDLFRGENAQRLERILANAEQASGELATTLEGFSGVAGTVDQFTAQISRFNTTLDTLTRDLAVVLRSADETLISIDLLADQATGIVASGTNTLDSVQGVVTEAERYIAEDLTLATSGIEDTLTSLREELALLRSDASALMVTLGATGETATQRLAEAEETLVRANTLLATLDSSATAVEATATRIDGFIEGEGTALVAETRQAVVAATEVIDSMRIVAETDLPLVVSDIRAAVENAREVLDRVGTDLETATSGVADVVATAETTMTQVTETFANANTTLTAINGALETGERTLVAAESAFTGADALINEDLSGLVAELTQTVEGLSGAVGEVSDDLPAITADIRAASQVALDTFARLQTLVDGAEPGVREFTTTSLPLFARLAQETRTLIANLDRLTQQIGRDPARFLLNQDVPEFRR from the coding sequence GTGGAAACGAAAGCCAACTATATCCTGATCGGCCTGTTCACGATTGCGGGCGCGCTTGGGCTGCTGGGGTTCTTTCTGTGGTTCGCCCGGATCGAGCTGGATCGCCAGTTCGCCTATTACGATATCCGGTTCACCTCGGTGGCGGGGCTCAGCGCCGCCTCGGATGTGCGGTTCAGCGGCCTGCCCGTCGGGCAGGTTGTGGATGTCGACCTGTCGCCCGAGGGCGACGGCACGATCACCGTCCGGGTCGAGGTAGCGGCCGACACGCCGGTGCGCACCGACAGCATCGCCACGATCGAGGCGCAGGGCGTGACCGGGGTGGCCTTTGTCGGGATCGGGCCGGGCACGCCGGATGCGCCCCTGTTGCGCCCCACCAGCGACCGGGACGTGCCCGAGATCGAGGCCGGCCGGTCCGTTCTCCAATCGCTGTCCGAGGATGCGCCCGAACTGGTCTCCGAAACCCTGCTGGTCGTGCAACAGGTCGGCGATCTGTTCCGGGGCGAGAATGCGCAGCGACTGGAACGCATCCTTGCCAATGCCGAACAGGCATCGGGCGAACTTGCCACCACGCTCGAGGGGTTTTCGGGGGTGGCGGGCACCGTCGATCAGTTCACCGCGCAGATCAGCCGGTTCAACACCACCCTCGATACCCTGACGCGCGATCTGGCGGTGGTGCTGCGCTCGGCGGATGAAACGCTGATCTCCATCGACCTGCTGGCCGATCAGGCGACGGGCATCGTGGCCAGCGGGACGAACACGCTCGATTCCGTCCAGGGGGTCGTCACCGAGGCCGAGCGCTACATCGCCGAGGATCTGACCCTGGCGACCTCGGGGATCGAGGATACGTTGACCAGCCTGCGCGAGGAACTGGCCCTGCTGCGCAGCGATGCCAGCGCGCTGATGGTCACCCTTGGCGCAACGGGGGAGACGGCCACGCAACGCCTTGCCGAGGCCGAGGAAACCCTTGTACGGGCCAACACGCTCTTGGCGACGCTGGACAGTTCGGCCACCGCGGTCGAGGCCACGGCGACGCGGATCGACGGGTTCATCGAAGGCGAGGGCACGGCCCTTGTCGCGGAAACCCGGCAGGCCGTCGTCGCGGCGACCGAAGTGATCGACAGCATGCGGATCGTGGCGGAGACGGATCTGCCCCTTGTGGTGTCCGATATCCGCGCCGCGGTCGAGAATGCGCGCGAGGTGCTCGACCGCGTCGGAACGGATCTCGAGACGGCCACGTCGGGCGTGGCCGACGTCGTCGCGACGGCCGAGACGACCATGACGCAGGTGACCGAGACCTTCGCCAATGCCAACACGACGCTGACCGCGATCAACGGCGCGCTCGAGACCGGCGAACGCACGCTGGTGGCGGCCGAAAGTGCCTTTACCGGCGCGGATGCCCTGATCAACGAGGACCTCTCGGGCTTGGTGGCCGAGTTGACGCAAACGGTCGAAGGGTTGAGCGGGGCCGTGGGCGAGGTCTCGGATGATCTGCCGGCGATTACCGCCGATATCCGCGCGGCCAGCCAGGTCGCCCTCGACACCTTTGCGCGGTTGCAGACGCTGGTGGACGGCGCCGAGCCGGGGGTGAGAGAATTCACGACCACGTCGCTGCCGCTGTTTGCGCGTCTGGCGCAGGAGACGCGGACATTGATTGCCAATCTCGACCGGCTGACGCAGCAGATCGGGCGCGACCCCGCCCGTTTTCTGCTGAACCAGGATGTGCCGGAATTCAGAAGGTAA
- a CDS encoding ABC transporter permease codes for MSADSETQITSSEDGTGTTLTVSGPLTIHALGKVVPVLRGVGAGRSVAIDLAAVTRLDTAGGWALLDARRRIEATGGTITIRNARPEAASLLERVDKAWPVVAVEPPHKGGLADLAARVGQAVAQGAAYLLSLIGYLGLFLARLGRALVRPRAFRLTALVHHCEDVGLRAVPIVALMSFLIGVVLAFQGASQLRQFGAEVFVVDLIAVSILRELGILLTAIIVAGRTASAFTAAIGSMKMREEIDAMRTLGLDPATVLFVPRILALLLMLPILGGIANLSGLFGGALMSWVELGISPEMFRTRLIEGTDVKHLVVGMVKAPVFALIIGVIGCHAGMQVKSNAESLGRQTSKAVVAAIFAVIVADAVFSVFFAQMGI; via the coding sequence GTGTCGGCAGATTCCGAAACGCAGATCACGTCGTCCGAGGACGGGACCGGCACGACCCTGACGGTGTCGGGGCCGCTGACGATCCATGCGCTCGGCAAGGTTGTGCCTGTTCTTCGCGGGGTCGGGGCCGGGCGCAGCGTCGCGATCGACCTGGCCGCGGTGACCCGTCTCGACACGGCAGGGGGCTGGGCGCTGCTGGATGCCAGACGCCGGATCGAGGCCACGGGTGGAACGATCACGATCCGAAACGCCCGCCCCGAGGCCGCCAGCCTGCTTGAGCGGGTCGACAAGGCGTGGCCCGTCGTTGCCGTTGAGCCGCCGCACAAGGGCGGGCTGGCCGATCTGGCGGCGCGGGTCGGGCAGGCCGTGGCCCAGGGGGCGGCGTATCTCTTGTCCCTCATCGGGTATCTGGGTCTGTTCCTGGCGCGGCTGGGGCGGGCGCTGGTCCGCCCGCGTGCGTTTCGGCTGACCGCGCTTGTGCATCATTGCGAGGATGTCGGCCTGAGGGCGGTGCCCATCGTGGCGCTGATGTCGTTCCTCATCGGCGTCGTCCTTGCCTTTCAGGGCGCGTCTCAATTGCGACAGTTCGGGGCCGAGGTCTTTGTCGTCGATCTGATCGCCGTCTCCATCCTGCGCGAGTTGGGCATCCTGCTGACGGCGATCATCGTCGCCGGACGCACGGCCTCGGCCTTTACCGCGGCGATCGGCTCGATGAAGATGCGAGAGGAGATCGACGCGATGCGGACCCTCGGCCTCGATCCCGCCACGGTGCTGTTCGTGCCGCGCATCCTGGCGCTGCTGCTGATGTTGCCGATCCTCGGCGGTATCGCGAATCTGTCGGGTCTGTTCGGGGGGGCTTTGATGTCCTGGGTCGAGCTTGGTATCTCGCCCGAGATGTTCCGCACGCGCCTGATCGAAGGCACGGATGTCAAACACCTCGTCGTGGGCATGGTCAAGGCGCCGGTCTTTGCCCTGATCATCGGGGTGATCGGCTGCCATGCCGGCATGCAGGTCAAGAGCAATGCCGAATCCCTGGGTCGGCAGACCTCGAAGGCAGTCGTGGCGGCCATCTTTGCGGTGATCGTGGCCGACGCGGTGTTCTCGGTGTTTTTCGCGCAGATGGGCATATGA